The Gossypium hirsutum isolate 1008001.06 chromosome D07, Gossypium_hirsutum_v2.1, whole genome shotgun sequence genome includes the window ACATAAAGTTCTCAGCTGTATCAAAAACACCGTAGACCAGCTACCTAGTAAGATAGTATATGAAAAGGAAAACAACCACAAAAGATGCCACCAATGTAAACATTCTTCTGCTTGATTTGGTCTCAAATACCTGAGAGGCAGATTGAATTCATTGTTATGGCATGAAACAGTTGATGTACTAGTTATCGACAATATCcatgctcaaatatcagtaagaaATTAAAGCTGAAAGCAAAAGAAGTTGCACAAAAATCACAAAGGGAAAAAGTTATCTAGTTTACATACCATCTTAAACTTGTCCATAGTTCCTGAGAGTATTCCCCTAGATGCATCCATACCATTTCCCTACATGCAAACCATGTGCCATATACTAACATCAGCTGTGACAAAACCAATAATATTCAGAAAAAGACAGTTTTACTGCTGCTGCATACTTACCATCCAATCCAGCATGCGATTGTGGCTATCGACCTCCTCATGTATATCACCTGACAGCTATTGAAGTGGCATTTATCAGAATATGTTTGCATAACATTCGTGTTTACAGTAAAAAACAGAAGTTTCAGGACATAAATGTATGTTATCAGTTCCGTTACCTTGGAAGATATCATCATTTCATTTAACAAGTCACAGAATCAGGATTCAAGATTGAAATATACCCCTAACCATGACAAATCCTTAACACTTGAATAATAGGGAAAAAAACCTTCACCCAAAATAAAACACAGATTTCTCCAAAAGACTGCTATACTCGCAGGAGCTTATCACCTTTAATGCTCTTTAAAAATAGACTTTCAGGATCACCCCCTCCCCCCAGCCCCTCCTTTGCTTTGTCAAGGATACAACAGGAAGGAATAGGAActaaagaatataaaagaaacgttCTGTCGCAAATAATAAAAGGAGTCTAACATCCCAAGACAAGGGTAAAATGCTAAAAGAACTCTAATTCGTTAAGTGGTTATATATGGcatcaatagaaacaaacaatgAAACAATTGAACTAGTAATGGCATAAGATAGACGGGCTCCGTTCGGCAGCCACGATCAGACTTACTCTCTTCAGTAGATTGACTCTATCTTGCAATCCTTCCATTGCTCTTTCATTTTCATGTTCATCGATTTCATGTGAGTAAGAAGATGAGGCCCTTATGCCACCTTCCTCGATGCCATCAAAGAGTGCAACTCTGCTGTTACGCATGTCCCTGCATCCAAAGCGGACTTTTATACTAATTAGACAGTCAGAATAACTTCCTTCATATGAAGGATAGAATCCATAAACCAAGGTCATAATGAAAATTAACAATCAAAGTGCAGTCGTATCGTTCTAGTTATATGATTAGATAGGAAATTTCAGCTTTTAGAAAGATGGATGATTGAAAATTATGATCTATGAACGTAGCTATAATGGCAATACCTGCTTCGATCACAAGCCCTGAGAGTTGATAAACATAAACAAGAAACTGATCCTTTCTCAAATACAAagcaaaatttgatataaatcgTGCGGAATATCAGAGTAATTGAAAAATCATATGGAATGGGGCAAGGTAAATGAggcaaggatttcaaaaacaaaaaactgATCAGATGCGAACAAATCAGGAACAGATCTAAGCAAGCGATTTTAGACGACCAAAGCATTGATTACATTAAAGAAAAATGGCAGAATGAAGATTGAACTGACCTTCGAGGATTCATGGTTCTTCAAAATAGGAGAATCAAAATCTGTGTTTGAAAAGGAAGATGGACTGGATTTCTTTCCTTCCCGGCTATGGTAGCAAAATAgtaagatataaataaataaatatactgATTTGATGATTTACATTTTACGTTGCTGAATACTAAATAGGATGGTAAAACCCAACCAGATGGATTTTGGAAAGTGGATAGCTACTTGTCTTGTCTCCactccttttatttatttatttattttaattacaataataGGATAAAGTCCGAACAACAAAAGGTACTAGCACTACTCGAATCCAAGTCACACTTAGAGTCGTGAACACCTTCGACCATTAGCCATCACATAGGGTTCTCGACTCCTTTTATTATatgaaataatcattttatttttatgtaaaaatgtaataatataatataaaaaaaattcatatgttttatatttaaatgttttttttaagaattatgtttaaatatttttttttaactttaaaaaaattaaaaatattaaagataagtaaaaaaaattaatttgaaacgAAATGAGGCGAGGATGGATGGATGTATCGAATATTCATGAAAATGGTAGTAGTGATAGATTTAATAATATTTGCCTCGTCTAACTTTGTTGCCATCATTAACACTTAAACctcatatatgtatttttttggtaaattacaaaaatagtcattttttttgtctcaggttacattttagtcacttatgtttgaaacgttatgttttagtcacttacgttatcgtgttgtaacattttagtcactgaaccGTTAATTATTGTTAATGGTGTAACAGTAAGCTaacgtggcatgttaaatcattattttaaacaaaaatttcagATTAAATTCTAGAATTGGTCCCCATttttttttgagcaatttaacttttttcttttatgttcttttaactttttttttacataatccGGGCATTTATACTTTCTTAATTGACATAATCTTAAAATGACACAAGAAAAATATGTGTATCAAAGTAGACATCATTGTCAAATTTGGGGGCCAAAAATTACATTAGTCCTAAAACAAATTAACAAAGGATGAAACGTAAAGCTCATAATGTTATCATGCCTTAGTAGGCATCACAAATTTATAAATAACTTACACCACAACATTGACTAAGTATGACACACTTTAAATTATGCacgttttaaaattattttcttcaaAGTTTATGGGATTAAGCATTAGAAGGTGTCTTGGAAGATTAACTCTGATACCTTCTAATTTGTTTTTCTATCTTACAAATAACTTGAAACACCAACTTCGTCACCCAAATCATTTTCCTCAAAAATTGACCTCAATAATTGGTATTGTCTATAGGAATCCCTTTTAACAAAAGTCAAGGATTCTCTCACCAATCAAACTAGTCTAACCATCACAAATACTCAAAATCGTGAACCTAGATCATCACTCCAAACAACTACCTTCCAATCACTTTTAGTAACTTTAAGCACTAACCTTCCGCTTGATTAAGGCAATTTCAGTTTCTCATCTTCCTCGATTCATTATGTTTATTCAAAAATCTCAATAACCTCTTTCATTAACAACCAAGTCACAGTTACAACATCATAATTGTCGATTCACATCTTCAAGCTAATTTACTACTCGCAACAACCAAGCCCCCTTATTTGCATGTTCTAAGTGTTTCATTGTACACTTATAAGTATTACAAATGACCTGTCACACTCGCAGAGTACCACACTTCAcgtttatttatttacaattttctCTGCTCGGTATACATACATGTGGCGCACAATCAAGTTGTTGGTGCCATTGTCGGGGAGATTTGTGTGTGTGATAAGTTGAATTGTGTTAATTTCTACATGCTTTGTTAGGGAGATAATTAGTGAAAGCTAGATTTATAGATAACGTTTTACTTTCTTTTGTGCACtacttttttctcttttgttatattattgtttatttctttgttttaattgtttgagtTTCTTGTGGCTAAAATTGCTCAGTGTATGAATCGGAGCAACAACAAGCTGGTCTCATTTAATCCCAAGCTAGAGAGGACGCTGAACAACATTAGACGAGGATTATTTCTAAAAGAGGATTGGCCATAAATCTATCCATCGAAGCATAGTCCAATTTTTGAGGACCCACTCTTACGAGTTTAGCGCTTCGAGACAAATGACACATCGCACATTGAGGGATTATGCCATGCTGAACTTAGATGTTGTGTGAGGTAGTATTTGTtagatttggtgccctaagtgtagtatagtgatctgtaaacttgtaatttttttaactaattgGTTGATAAAATTATTCATGAGAAGACCAACATTATGCTGAGGCAAAAGAAGTTGAGTTGGCTAAGCAAAAGATCCAATGAGTTGACAAAAGCTAGAAGAAACACAAACAATCTTGATCAAACAAAAAGGTAAATAGAAcacactttttatttttaaaatccattttttatgaAGTGTGTTCTGTTTACCTTTTAACTAAATGAGTTGACAAAAGATCCATTTTTTTATTGATAACATTTAGTTAATCTTTGTAGACTTGTATTTTGATcatgtcacaccccaaaaatgACAGATCCAAAAAGGTGAGTAAAGTATGTATGTAAATTATTTTGGCACTGTGGTAGTATAATCCGCTATTCTGGTAACTTGCTAGTGAGTTAGAGTATTGACGCATACTATCGTTAAAGTATCCTCCCATTAGCGGTATCTAAGGATTTATTTATAGGACGTCTTCAAGTGAAGAAAGAATACACCCAAGAAAAAGTACGCCTAGGGAAGAGCATGTCCTAGAGTATTGGATGTGCACAAAGAGCTTAGCAAGTGTATGAGAAAGCTGTAGGAGACTTAATTGTCTTTAAGATCATGTCATACGCTCCAAAGTATAGTACGTTCGGTTTGCATGAGCACTGTTCAAGTTGGTTTTTGTAATGGGATTAGTTAGGAgtcaatttgattgatttgacccTCTCCATGATTGATCAACAGTAAAGTAGATCTTCGCCATAttttcttttacctacccctagatTTGGTGGGGAAAATCAAGGGGACCAagggtatatatatttattaaagggAGGGGGACATTCCAAATGGTTTTTCTTTCTACTCAACGTTCAGGTTCTTCTTTCTAACCTAAATGTTCTCTTCTTCTTCGTTAAAATAGAGCTAAGACCTCGTTATTTAACTTTCTAGTAAGTCTTATAGTCttgtatgttataattgttgattGTTGAAGAGTAAGGATGTTAAAAGGTGTAAGAACAGTAAGGTGTGAGTGGAAGGCCCTGCATGGGGGTCATACGTAGTTGAAACATTAGTAAACTATCTATAAATGGGATTCTAATGGAAATTTCATAATCTTTTAAGCAGTTGTAGCTACTGAATTGGGAAGGACAATTGAAACAGAAGCTCCAGGCCGAGGTAAAGGTAGGTCTCTGGTGACTCTCTAGACCCGTCTCATGCACGTCATCTTAAAATGATTCTTTACACAATTGATGTCCATATAGATGAGCATATCTTCTTTAGGAGTTGCAGTGCGTATGTATGTTTGTGTGTTACTATGAAGCATATGTATGCACGTATTGAAATGACAATGTGTGGTAAGCATGTATGGAAAATTATGTGTTGGGAAATAAGATTCTGTTAAGGGTATTGTTGGAAAACCAGGTTTTGAAAACgcgattaaaaataaatttatggaaaaatcagagttttaaaatttattttccaaaacaagaacttggtatgatatctaaaataataaacattaaatcaaaattgtaccttttttattTGTCTAGGATGAATGCTTCAACCAAGTAGTCTTATTTGCTATCCTTAAGCTCACATCTGTCGAGtctgggctcgcttcgaatcagaaaacTTTTCACAAAAGTTACAAGTGATGTAATTTCGTAAATTCTCTAAACTTTTaggccaagttgtaaataagaaaaaatatctctacaaattttctaaaataatttcttcaatgaattttctctttacaactttttaagtgtgtgtaaataatgacccaaggctctctttatatagagagTGTTTAGAGAGTTCAGCTATGATTAAACTTagtcactttaatattaaattaatataatatttatctataagataaacattaaattaaatttaatattaagataatcactttaatattaaattaataaaatactattaaaataagtattaaatttaatttaatattaaatctattaaaatattattgcttttggaatagttaatttaaaatcaaattctttTGTAtagtcccagtaggagtgtaattcttcctACTAAAGAACTGCCGCCGCCGATCATTTGATAACCACTGGAATGCCACCAGCACCCCCAAGCTGGTTTGGTTTCTGTCGGATCGGTCCGGGCCAGTGACGGTCCAACTGGTCCGGTCCAGCTGGTCGGCCCGATTTCACATACCAAACTCGGCTCgactagtttttgggtcttggtctcaatTTTGAGCTCTTGGGCCCAATTTAtgatctcaagtccaattttcaaattcaattatccattaggccaattgtctgacttgaaaattaatttctaaaaatatcatattaattttaattaattcaatttatttaattttacttgatcaaaattaacatttctaaaaatcacttagatttttcaattaatttttttaaaattctttaatcaaattctctagttaaaCAATTCTTATGATCTcccaatttaatttcaaatcaaataaattgactcaattaaattatttccaaagtcatagaattttcttctgattcaaatgcagtccgatcaaacttttgttgagctagcggtgAGACCAATCGGATATATACAATTAGGTTATGTCCAAAAGCATCTTTCCGATAAtttacaattacttaatcatagagtcagtccacaagaagtaccatgattgaagcacatgagttacatacacatggttagtgactaactcaggagttaagtaaatcacaccatgaatgtcacaagtgaattaattcacaaacagattcaaaattaattcatcttgggtctagtccaatgtatcattctaccaatgaatacaccTATGTCTTTACCCGTAAAgccaactgctccgatagccaagactagccatctcctcaattggaattgtaaacgacataataatcattctcagtatttgaatcaaatgctcactttgattcttctACAAGATTACAGACTcctttagattatctactaaagtatgttgtctttctcgcaatgtaaacattccTACAGTGCCACCtatcattagtttgaacttagacaatcagtgaactaatattttcttgtcacaattttgctatgcatgcaaaatatgaaagacagaaatataaaaaacataacaatgaaatgtgaaatttatttattcatcgttcaaatatatagaaaataattacatgtttactacaataagGACACATTTCCCAATAGGTATGAGTGAAATCTATGTAAATGTGTCCATTATATTAACTGACTGATGCATGACAAAGTATGGTTGGCGATAAGGGGGGTTGGATAGAGTGTCGGGATAACATGTGATTATTTAAGCTAAcaatattgaattttaaattggacAAATTTAGATTATTAACTTTTATTATCATATCGAATTTGATCGGATTTTAATTTGGAAGGATggaatcaattttttaattttggataaaatttaaaaggactaTTGGTCCTTTACACGGGTTGGATATTAAAATCCTAATCGTATTTTGTTCCTTGTATTTAGTATGAAAGTTAATAATCTTTTGAGTAAATTACATCGATAGTGATCTAACTATTAGTAAATTCTTTTTAGACAAttgattattaaaatttataaaatcgtcacttaattattcatatattttttttaccacCAGTAGTTAAATAGTCAATGCGAAGATAGCATGGAAACTTTTAAATTCagcataaaaataaattaaactctcAACGTTTACAAATTGTGTTAatctaattttaattattaacaatttaacccttaatatttatacattaccttaatttattatattctttaCATGAAAAAATAATTCAACTCACCATGTGTAAATTACAAATTAGAACAAAaaccttttttgaattttttttatattttattaaactaaataatCTTCAACTATGGTTAAATTAACGGAGTGAATAGTTTTTacttttgagtaattgaattaggtattttttttttcaaaatttgggtattttatttgttgttgtttttcaaTTTTCCACGGAGTCAAACACAGGACAACATCGCAAAGGGATGAAGTGACAACACTTTAATCTCTCTCATTTATTGACGAAATCCATGATTTGAAGTCTGCTCCAACAATTAATAACTTGAGTTTATTCACAACTTTATCTGaactagaggtgtccatgggttGGGTCGAGTTTGGTCcaagcccaaccaaaaattttaggcTCGTTTTCTAGGCCTAAGTTTTGCTCgaaaatgggtctaaaattttgctcaagtaCAATCCGGATGAAAATACTAAAACCCGGGCAAGGGCTACCCGTATTAattgtttatataattttttaaaaatataatagatcaaaaatactaaaaacattaaaataaatgtttcccaaaaaattaaaaataaattaaaaaatatgtatacttaaataatactaaaataggtGCAACTtgacaagcaaatgcctctaaaatagtaacaaagttaacaataaaacaagagttatacaatatccaaacaataataacaaaatagtagtaacataatagtgaaatattagcaaaataataaaaaataacatttttttacatatttgggTTGGGCCTAGCTCGGACAAAAAAAGTCTTACCCAAAGCtcgacccattttctaaacgagCCTTATTTTTTGGCCAAGCCTATTTTTCAgatatatatttttactcaaaccctcccacttttcagACAGATTTTCGTGCTGGGTGGTCTGGCCATGGATGGGTCTAATCTGAACTCTAGCTCCCCGATATGTTAATCTTATTCATTTGTCAGACTTAGCTAAACGTATTGCATCTTCAGGTCCAAACATTGATGATTTCAAATATGGTTTTCATTTTTCCTCTTAATATTAGGTTAAGTGAACAAGTGACGAGATTCTTTATGTTTGTCGAAGAGGGTAACGATAATGACAACAACAAAAAAAGCAGCTCGCAGGAATTAATGTCAAACAATTCAAGCTTAAATCTTATAAAATTGGAGAAGAATAATCtcaatcattaaattttttatgtaatgGTGAGAACAGAGCATTAAGAGAAAAGAATGAAAAGGTAAAAATTATGATATTGGGTGTTtctattttttgatttttctatcaaatttagttaaaatattgtttttttaagcTTTTTCGATGAGATGATCATAAAAAAAATGCAATAATGGACTAAAATGCACAATGTTTAAACATAAAGAGCTaattttttgagaattaaaattagACCAACATAATGTATGAAAATTGAGGGTCAAATTTTTTagtatatcaattttaaaagttgccaaaaaaaaagaagaagataaaatcgAATAATGGAGTGAGGTTTTACAATTTTtcatagttaagtgactaaatagtaaatttactaatagttggtgACTATCAATTTAGTTTACCCAAATCTTTTTCCCTCTTAACAAAGAATCCTAGTCCCCAGACCTCGATTCGCGTCGTTTCCAAGCCACTTCTCAAGGGTCCGCCAACTGATCTGCATCGCCCGCTCATGTGTTCCTTGGTCGACGGCGTATCAGCATCCGACATGGAGAAATTTCTATGCGACCGGTTGCTTGACCCGACACAACCCATATCCGAGCGCTTCCGAGCTCTCTTCTCCCTTCGCAACCTCAAAGGCCCTGCCCCTCGCAACGCTCTCATTCAAGGTCCATGCGCTTCCTAATTTTACAAATCTCTattcgtctttttcttttgtttagtttcTGCCTGAGGATATGTGTGtttttttaagtatatatataattaagtaaTGCTAAACAGAAGAGTAATTACTTCAATTTTTTAGTACTTTTTTTCTGATTCCGTTTGCATCATTTTATTTGGAGCCAAACTAATGTAGAAAATGCATAGATAGATGGGAATTAGTGTGACTTGATCTGGGATAAATTCTATGGTTTAGTTGCAATAATTGATTATATATTTGGAAAATCCCACAAAATAAAACGAGTAAATGGTAACTTTATCAAtgaattaataatagtaaaatattctGCTCTGTTAAGTGTTAACCATACTGAATAGTCTAATCTTTGTTGCAATCTATGTTCTTGCAGCGACAAgggattcatcaaatttgttgGCTCATGAAGCTGCATTTGCATTGGGTCAAATGCAAGATGCTGAAGCTATTCCTGCTTTGGAAGTAGTTCTAAATGATCTTTCTTTGCATCCCATCGTTCGTCATGAGGTTGGTTCATGTTACACTGTTGTTCTACGGTTATGTATTGTATTTATCTCTGTTCTACAATGGCTGTTTTCCTTCAATTGTTCATATGTTATTGTGCTACAGGCAGCTGAAGCACTTGGTGCCATTGGTTTGGAGAGTAACATTCCTCTTTTGAAGAATAGTTTGGTTCTAGATCCTGCTCCAGAAGTCCGTGAAACATGTGAACTGGCTCTCCAGCGAATTGAGGAGTTAAAATCCGATGGTAGTGATGACAAATCATCCATGACAGAAAAGTCACCCTTCTTGTCAGTTGATCCTGCTGCACCAGCTTCATCTCATTCATCTGTTGATAAACTTAGGTACTCTCATTATTGGTGATGGATGCAACTTTAAATTTTCCATGTTATTGTTTAGGCTATTTAACAATGTTGTCTAATATTAAGGGAGGTGCTGTTGGATGAAGCAAGAGGCATGTATGAGAGGTATTCAGCTCTCTTTGCTCTTCGGAACCATGGTGGAGAGGAAGCTGTTTCTGCCATTATTGATTCTTTGGGGGCCAAAAGTGCTTTGTTGAAGCATGAGGTTTGACAGTGTTATTTTAATCAATGTCTTAGTCTTTATGCAACCTTAATGTGTTTCCTTTACAACCAGAGGGATCTTTATGTTTGTCAACTTGCTACAATGCAGGTTGCTTATGTCTTGGGTCAATTGCAAAATAAAGCTGCTTCAGCTGCACTTAGCAATATACTCAGGAATGAGACTGAGCACCCAATGGTTAGACATGAAGCTGCTGAAGCTCTCGGTTCCATTGCAGGTAATGACTATGTGATGCTAATAGGCCGACATAAACTGCTTTTTCTGTGAGGGTTGATAATGCGACTTTCATGGGCCAATTTTTGTTGTCGTAAGGGATAGGCAATAAGTACTGCTGAGCAATGAGATCTGCTCTCTTTTTTCACTTTCTTGGATTACTACTGTGGCTTATGAATATTTCATCTTTGCTGTTCTGACTTCTTGGGTTAGTCTAATTGAATTCCACATTGTGCCCATGTTGTAGATGATCAAAGTGTAGCACTTCTTGAGGAATTTGCTAGGGATCCTGAGCCCATTGTCTCACAGAGCTGTGAAGTCGCTCTTAGCATGCTGGAATTTGAGAGAGCAGGAAAATCATTTGAGGCATGTAACTTACAGTTCTAACTTAAATCAAGCATGATTGTTATTTCAAGTCTTTTATTTCTGATGATGACAATCCTATCATTTTTGTATGCAGTTCC containing:
- the LOC107936725 gene encoding bet1-like SNARE 1-1, encoding MNPRRDMRNSRVALFDGIEEGGIRASSSYSHEIDEHENERAMEGLQDRVNLLKRLSGDIHEEVDSHNRMLDWMGNGMDASRGILSGTMDKFKMVFETKSSRRMFTLVASFVVVFLFIYYLTR
- the LOC107936746 gene encoding deoxyhypusine hydroxylase, which gives rise to MCSLVDGVSASDMEKFLCDRLLDPTQPISERFRALFSLRNLKGPAPRNALIQATRDSSNLLAHEAAFALGQMQDAEAIPALEVVLNDLSLHPIVRHEAAEALGAIGLESNIPLLKNSLVLDPAPEVRETCELALQRIEELKSDGSDDKSSMTEKSPFLSVDPAAPASSHSSVDKLREVLLDEARGMYERYSALFALRNHGGEEAVSAIIDSLGAKSALLKHEVAYVLGQLQNKAASAALSNILRNETEHPMVRHEAAEALGSIADDQSVALLEEFARDPEPIVSQSCEVALSMLEFERAGKSFEFLFMQTPVVH